From a single Chloroflexota bacterium genomic region:
- a CDS encoding GTP-binding protein, producing MAKERFERTKPHVNIGTIGHIDHGKTTLTAAITKVLSLQGGADFSP from the coding sequence ATGGCGAAGGAGCGATTTGAACGAACGAAGCCGCACGTGAATATTGGCACGATCGGCCATATCGATCATGGCAAGACCACGCTCACTGCTGCGATCACCAAGGTGCTTTCGCTGCAGGGCGGCGCCGACTTTTCCCCTTT
- the fusA gene encoding elongation factor G, translating to MERQFPIEKYRNIGIIAHIDAGKTTTTERVLFYSGRIHRMGEVHEGTTAMDFMVQERERGITITAAATTSMWRDHRVNIIDTPGHVDFTAEVERSLRVLDGGVVVFDAVSGVEAQSETVWRQADRYGVPRICFINKMDRIGADFWNCIEMIRDRLKAQPVPIQIPIGAEDSFVGMIDLFSMKAVTFSDELGAKPTIMEIPDELLTEAEQRRHEMIEAIAEQDEELLLKYLNDEEMSVEELKSALRRATCRVALVPVLCGAALRNKGVQPLLDAVVDYLPSPTEVPPIQGLAPHSGLEESRPSSDDAPFAALAFKVVTDPFSGRLVYLRVYSGTADAGAQMLNASQDRRERLGRLLFMHADKREDVSAIFAGDIVAAVGLKNTFTGDTLCQIDHPITFESIRFPDPVLHMAIEPKSRLDEDKLSTALRRLSEEDPTFRAGQDPQTGETIIGGMGELHLEVIADRLLREFNVEASLGAPQVAYKETVQNSVEQEGRFIRQTGGRGQYGHVWLRIEPLESGAGIQIENKIVGGTIPKEYVPAVQSGIRDSLLAGPLGYPVVDVRVTIFDGSFHPVDSSELAFHNAAVMGMREGLVKARPVTLEPIMQVEVMIPEEFLGEISGALNARRGSIDEIQTRLGTKVIQAKVPLATMFGYVNNLRSSTQGRGTYSMQFSHYQELVQSARELVARAGRN from the coding sequence ATGGAACGTCAATTCCCAATAGAGAAATACCGTAATATCGGCATCATTGCCCACATTGACGCCGGAAAGACCACCACCACCGAGCGGGTGCTCTTCTACTCAGGGCGTATTCATCGCATGGGCGAGGTGCATGAAGGTACCACGGCCATGGACTTCATGGTGCAGGAGCGGGAACGCGGCATTACGATTACAGCCGCGGCCACGACTTCCATGTGGCGCGACCATCGCGTTAACATCATCGATACGCCTGGGCACGTCGACTTTACCGCCGAGGTAGAGCGCTCATTGCGGGTTCTTGACGGCGGTGTTGTGGTGTTTGACGCGGTATCGGGGGTTGAAGCGCAATCGGAAACTGTGTGGCGTCAGGCAGATCGCTATGGAGTGCCGCGCATCTGTTTTATAAATAAGATGGATCGCATCGGCGCCGACTTTTGGAATTGCATAGAGATGATTCGCGATCGGCTGAAAGCACAGCCGGTACCTATCCAGATTCCGATTGGCGCGGAGGATTCTTTCGTCGGGATGATCGACCTGTTTTCCATGAAAGCTGTCACGTTTTCAGACGAACTCGGGGCAAAGCCCACCATCATGGAAATTCCGGATGAACTCCTCACTGAAGCCGAGCAGCGCAGGCACGAAATGATCGAGGCGATCGCTGAGCAGGATGAGGAACTCTTACTGAAGTATCTCAACGACGAGGAGATGTCAGTCGAAGAGCTGAAGTCTGCTTTGCGCCGGGCAACGTGCCGTGTCGCGCTTGTGCCCGTTCTGTGCGGCGCCGCGCTCCGCAACAAAGGCGTGCAGCCATTGCTCGACGCCGTGGTAGATTACTTGCCGTCTCCAACTGAGGTGCCGCCAATTCAAGGCTTGGCGCCGCATTCCGGTTTGGAAGAATCGCGGCCCTCCAGCGATGACGCTCCTTTTGCGGCTTTGGCGTTCAAGGTAGTTACCGATCCATTTAGCGGGAGGCTGGTTTACCTGCGCGTTTACTCAGGCACGGCAGACGCCGGAGCGCAGATGCTCAATGCGAGCCAGGACCGTCGTGAGCGGCTTGGGCGTCTCCTCTTTATGCATGCGGACAAACGAGAAGATGTATCAGCCATCTTTGCCGGTGATATTGTGGCCGCCGTTGGACTTAAGAATACTTTTACAGGCGACACCCTCTGCCAAATAGACCATCCAATTACCTTTGAATCCATCCGCTTCCCGGATCCTGTGCTGCATATGGCAATTGAACCCAAGAGCCGCCTCGATGAAGATAAGCTTTCCACGGCGCTGCGCCGCCTTTCCGAAGAGGACCCGACGTTTCGTGCCGGACAAGATCCGCAAACCGGGGAAACTATCATTGGTGGCATGGGCGAATTGCACTTGGAAGTCATCGCAGATCGGCTGCTGCGGGAGTTCAATGTCGAGGCTTCGCTCGGCGCCCCTCAAGTGGCGTACAAAGAGACAGTTCAAAACTCTGTCGAGCAAGAAGGGCGTTTCATTAGACAGACCGGCGGCAGAGGCCAGTACGGCCACGTCTGGCTACGGATTGAGCCGCTAGAGAGCGGCGCCGGCATTCAAATTGAAAACAAGATCGTTGGCGGCACCATCCCAAAGGAATACGTCCCGGCGGTACAATCCGGCATTAGGGATAGCTTGCTAGCGGGTCCACTCGGGTATCCGGTAGTTGACGTGCGAGTCACGATATTCGATGGGTCGTTTCATCCTGTAGACTCGTCTGAGCTTGCGTTCCATAACGCCGCCGTCATGGGGATGCGCGAGGGGCTGGTAAAGGCCCGCCCCGTAACGCTCGAGCCGATTATGCAGGTGGAAGTAATGATCCCTGAGGAATTCCTCGGCGAAATTTCAGGCGCGCTCAATGCGCGGCGCGGAAGCATTGACGAAATTCAGACGCGGCTTGGAACCAAAGTCATTCAGGCCAAGGTACCGCTCGCAACGATGTTCGGTTACGTAAACAACTTGCGTTCCAGCACCCAGGGACGCGGTACGTATTCCATGCAATTCTCGCATTACCAGGAACTGGTGCAAAGTGCCCGCGAATTGGTCGCGAGAGCCGGCAGAAACTAA
- the rpsG gene encoding 30S ribosomal protein S7 yields the protein MPRRERVTKRKIPPDPKFRSVTLQQFINKLMQCGKKSTTERFVYHAFDIIESRTGRSGLDIFDLAVRNVTPLVEVRPRRVGGATYQVPMEIPSGRRLSLALRWIVRYSRERRGPSMAIKLAEELIDAADGQGASIRRRDETHRMAEANKAFSHYRW from the coding sequence ATGCCACGGCGAGAAAGAGTGACAAAGCGGAAGATTCCGCCGGACCCAAAGTTTCGCAGTGTTACGTTGCAGCAGTTTATAAATAAGCTGATGCAGTGCGGCAAGAAGAGTACGACGGAGAGGTTTGTGTATCACGCCTTCGATATCATCGAATCGCGTACCGGCCGTTCCGGTCTGGATATATTCGATCTAGCGGTGCGTAATGTTACGCCCCTGGTCGAAGTACGACCGCGCCGCGTCGGCGGAGCCACGTACCAGGTTCCGATGGAGATACCTAGCGGTCGGCGGCTCTCTTTGGCACTGCGGTGGATCGTGCGGTATTCTCGCGAGCGTCGGGGACCAAGCATGGCAATCAAGCTTGCGGAGGAACTCATCGACGCTGCCGACGGCCAGGGCGCGTCTATTCGACGCCGCGATGAAACGCATCGCATGGCAGAGGCCAACAAGGCATTCTCGCATTACCGCTGGTAA
- the rpsL gene encoding 30S ribosomal protein S12 — translation MPTTNQLVRKGRKTKTFKGKSPDLHWNFNALKNRSVRTDGSPQKRGVCISVRTLTPRKPNSALRKVARVRLTNGREVTAYIPGEGHNLQEHSVVLIRGGRVKDVPGVRYHIVRGTLDAEGVYTHAGAPQDRNKSRSKYGTRRSRPVTGAGAS, via the coding sequence GTGCCGACAACCAATCAGCTCGTACGCAAGGGGCGAAAGACCAAAACGTTCAAAGGCAAGTCTCCGGACTTGCATTGGAACTTCAACGCTCTTAAGAATCGGTCTGTTCGCACTGATGGATCGCCACAAAAGCGCGGTGTTTGCATTTCGGTGCGTACACTGACGCCAAGGAAGCCGAATTCCGCGCTGCGTAAGGTGGCGCGCGTGCGGTTGACCAACGGCAGGGAAGTAACGGCATACATCCCAGGCGAGGGCCACAATCTGCAGGAGCATTCGGTGGTTCTTATTCGGGGCGGGCGTGTAAAGGACGTACCAGGTGTTCGCTACCACATTGTACGTGGCACTTTGGACGCTGAAGGCGTTTACACACACGCAGGTGCGCCCCAGGACCGCAATAAGAGTCGCTCCAAGTACGGGACAAGACGCTCAAGACCGGTTACGGGGGCCGGTGCCTCCTAG
- a CDS encoding sulfatase-like hydrolase/transferase: MSTISPDYSENRPNFLIITTDQHNPTCLGYAGHPVVRTPHIDALAASGMIFSRAYVSNPLCTPSRVTLFTGLTTRGHRVRMNGIPLSYNVPTMPEALRKAGYQTHYAGKPHLRTSHTPAGMPLDQVDPHEFPEARDMWRSGRISKLPTPYYGFEEVRFVNGHGHGSWGEYVNWLDREHPGQAHLFHERTTLVPPSPAADYYSMSYKWALPAELHPMTWTCERTIEYLNRYGQAKQAQTLSHDRSPKPFLLWCSIADPHVPLAPPEPYCYRYSPEMVPPPKRRVGEFEDLPPHIARIYARPTKGSDIDPHRNECAAHYYGLIEMIDDNVGAVLSALRENGLDQDTVVVFAADHGEALGDHGMWGKGPYHYDSVIRVPLILSWPGHIAAGATHDGVVSLLDFAPTLLDIAGVPIPEGPAPPQLVGTPQLPPWPGRSLLPVAKGADSGSASGALVEDDQDDLGFRLRTLVTDRYRLTAYSGQTYGELFDLQEDPDEVHNLWDDPRHAGVRDELRIALLDRLISTDHALLRRMGVS; this comes from the coding sequence GTGTCAACCATCTCCCCGGACTACTCGGAAAACCGCCCAAACTTCCTCATAATTACAACCGATCAGCACAACCCCACCTGCCTTGGATATGCCGGCCATCCTGTTGTACGGACGCCGCACATAGACGCTCTGGCAGCAAGCGGTATGATCTTTTCCCGCGCCTACGTTTCGAATCCGCTTTGCACGCCATCGCGAGTGACGCTCTTTACCGGGCTTACGACTCGGGGACATCGCGTGCGCATGAACGGCATTCCGCTCAGCTACAACGTGCCCACCATGCCGGAAGCGCTGCGAAAGGCCGGCTATCAGACACACTACGCCGGCAAGCCCCATCTGCGCACAAGCCACACACCGGCAGGCATGCCACTGGATCAGGTAGACCCGCATGAGTTCCCAGAAGCGCGGGATATGTGGCGCTCCGGACGCATATCGAAGCTTCCCACTCCCTATTACGGCTTTGAAGAGGTTCGATTCGTAAACGGTCATGGGCATGGATCCTGGGGCGAGTACGTGAACTGGCTCGACCGTGAGCACCCGGGCCAGGCCCACCTCTTCCACGAAAGGACGACGCTCGTACCGCCAAGTCCGGCTGCAGACTACTATTCCATGTCCTATAAGTGGGCATTGCCCGCCGAACTGCATCCGATGACGTGGACATGTGAACGCACGATTGAGTACCTCAATCGCTACGGGCAGGCAAAGCAAGCGCAAACGCTGTCACATGACCGATCGCCCAAGCCATTCTTGCTCTGGTGTTCGATTGCCGATCCCCATGTGCCGCTGGCGCCGCCGGAGCCCTACTGCTATCGCTACAGTCCAGAAATGGTACCGCCACCTAAACGGCGCGTCGGCGAGTTTGAAGACCTGCCGCCGCACATCGCCCGCATCTACGCACGGCCCACGAAAGGCAGCGACATTGACCCGCATCGCAATGAATGTGCGGCCCATTACTACGGTCTCATCGAGATGATCGACGACAACGTGGGTGCAGTCCTAAGCGCACTGAGAGAGAACGGACTGGACCAGGACACGGTTGTCGTATTTGCCGCGGACCACGGAGAGGCGCTGGGTGACCATGGCATGTGGGGCAAAGGACCCTACCATTACGACAGCGTTATTCGGGTACCGCTTATCTTAAGTTGGCCGGGGCACATTGCAGCGGGTGCAACTCACGATGGTGTGGTCAGTCTGCTCGACTTTGCCCCGACCCTGCTCGACATTGCAGGCGTCCCAATCCCAGAAGGCCCTGCGCCGCCACAGCTTGTGGGAACACCGCAGTTGCCGCCGTGGCCCGGACGGAGCTTGCTGCCAGTCGCGAAAGGCGCAGATAGCGGCTCGGCTAGCGGTGCTCTCGTCGAGGACGACCAAGATGATCTCGGCTTTCGTTTACGGACGCTCGTCACCGATCGCTACCGGCTAACGGCATATTCAGGACAGACTTACGGCGAGCTCTTCGATTTGCAGGAAGACCCGGACGAAGTCCACAACCTTTGGGACGACCCAAGGCATGCCGGGGTGCGAGACGAGCTGCGAATCGCGCTTCTGGACAGGCTCATCTCAACCGACCACGCGCTTCTCCGCCGCATGGGAGTCTCATGA
- a CDS encoding dTDP-4-dehydrorhamnose 3,5-epimerase family protein: MAGKAPLSSRDIQERVRAQVSRQEYGAKSQIDGVLFLPLPTFAEDGGTFSELGRLDCGAIAGLADFEVRQVNCSSMAAGAIKAWHLHFNQEDLWFVPPSQALLVGLWDVREGSATSGNTMRFVLGRGRSQLLYIPRGVAHGAANLGTDDVFLFYFVNQQFDAKDPDERRLPYDALGEDFWEIQPG, translated from the coding sequence ATGGCAGGAAAAGCGCCGCTAAGTTCGCGCGACATTCAGGAGAGAGTCCGTGCGCAAGTCTCTCGTCAGGAGTATGGCGCCAAGTCTCAGATCGACGGCGTCCTATTCCTGCCGTTGCCAACGTTTGCTGAAGACGGCGGCACGTTCTCTGAACTTGGACGTTTGGATTGCGGAGCGATAGCGGGCCTTGCAGACTTCGAGGTACGGCAAGTCAACTGTTCCTCAATGGCTGCAGGGGCAATCAAGGCATGGCACTTGCACTTCAATCAAGAAGACCTATGGTTTGTGCCCCCATCCCAGGCGTTGTTGGTTGGATTGTGGGATGTGCGCGAGGGTTCTGCAACTTCCGGCAACACGATGCGGTTCGTCCTCGGGAGGGGTCGCAGTCAACTCCTCTACATTCCCCGCGGCGTGGCGCACGGAGCAGCCAACCTCGGAACTGACGACGTCTTTCTCTTCTATTTCGTGAATCAGCAGTTCGATGCCAAAGACCCGGACGAGCGCCGCTTGCCCTATGACGCGTTGGGAGAGGACTTTTGGGAGATACAACCCGGGTAG
- a CDS encoding ketoacyl-ACP synthase III: MYAHITGWGKALPKRRLTNADIEKMVETADEWIVSRTGISERRIVSAGETTDSLGAEAAHEALARANVTAADVDIVIAASCTPESLFPSIANRVQERLGLNRAAALDLNQACAGFIHGLAVAQGFVASGQYRTILVIGSEVLTRHVDWTDRTTCVLFGDAAGAVVVQASNEPGGPLAFDLGSNGAGGDLLTLPTDGKLSMNGREVYRFAVTAMTTSLATAVEKADLTLDQIDLLIPHQANIRIIQSAAQTLGLPMRRVFTNVAKYGNTSAASIPVALCEAIEEGRIKLGDTIAMVAFGAGLAWGATVLRWTSPVKGT, from the coding sequence ATGTACGCACACATTACAGGCTGGGGCAAGGCGCTGCCGAAACGGCGTCTCACCAACGCAGACATTGAAAAAATGGTGGAAACGGCGGACGAGTGGATCGTTAGCCGCACGGGCATTAGCGAGCGGCGCATAGTTTCTGCCGGTGAAACTACCGACTCGCTGGGCGCCGAGGCCGCCCACGAAGCGCTTGCACGGGCGAACGTCACTGCCGCCGACGTAGATATAGTAATCGCCGCGAGCTGCACGCCTGAGTCTCTCTTTCCCAGTATCGCCAACCGCGTTCAGGAGCGACTAGGGCTTAATCGTGCCGCCGCGCTTGATCTCAATCAGGCGTGTGCGGGGTTCATCCATGGGCTCGCCGTTGCGCAGGGGTTTGTTGCCTCAGGCCAGTACCGCACTATCCTCGTTATCGGCTCGGAAGTCCTCACTCGCCACGTGGACTGGACAGATCGCACAACCTGCGTGCTCTTTGGCGATGCCGCCGGCGCTGTCGTAGTGCAGGCGTCAAATGAACCCGGAGGGCCCCTGGCTTTCGATTTAGGCTCTAACGGCGCGGGGGGTGATCTTCTTACGCTGCCGACTGACGGAAAGCTATCCATGAATGGACGAGAAGTGTACCGCTTCGCCGTAACCGCGATGACTACGTCACTGGCTACCGCCGTTGAGAAAGCCGATTTGACGCTAGACCAGATCGATCTCCTGATTCCCCACCAAGCCAATATCCGTATCATTCAATCCGCCGCCCAAACGCTCGGACTACCAATGAGAAGGGTGTTCACCAACGTAGCAAAGTACGGCAATACGTCAGCCGCATCGATTCCGGTAGCGCTCTGCGAAGCCATTGAAGAGGGGCGCATCAAACTCGGTGACACCATCGCCATGGTCGCATTCGGCGCGGGCCTCGCGTGGGGCGCGACCGTCCTGCGCTGGACCAGCCCGGTCAAGGGGACCTAG
- a CDS encoding RluA family pseudouridine synthase, with translation MPTLLLTPTCGDEGKRLDVYIAAAEPELSRSQVKRLIEANRVGIAGQAVGPSTKVHAGSVIQVELPEACEPVLSAEPLTVPILHCDADIVVVNKPAGLVVHPGAGQSKHTLVNQLIGRFPELLSVGNNLRPGIVHRLDKDTSGVMVVARSPDAYAGLVAQFTARSIDKTYVALVEGTPAVERGVINAPVGRHPTRRTAMGVIRDGKTATTHFTVVESLGPRSLLEIVPATGRTHQIRVHLSAAGIPVAGDPKYGHRSTLPGLRRTFLHARTLGFAHPATGARVQFEAPLASELTDVLRQLGSAWIEQELVDPT, from the coding sequence ATGCCGACGTTACTCTTGACGCCGACGTGTGGTGATGAGGGCAAGCGCCTCGACGTCTACATTGCCGCTGCTGAACCCGAACTCAGCCGCTCGCAAGTGAAGCGGCTGATTGAAGCAAACCGCGTGGGCATCGCCGGGCAAGCAGTCGGCCCTTCTACAAAGGTGCATGCCGGCAGCGTAATCCAGGTTGAGTTGCCTGAAGCCTGCGAGCCGGTTCTCAGCGCCGAACCGCTCACGGTGCCAATTTTGCACTGTGACGCGGACATAGTCGTAGTCAACAAACCGGCGGGACTGGTCGTACATCCTGGCGCCGGGCAATCTAAACACACGCTCGTCAATCAACTCATCGGCCGCTTCCCGGAACTCTTAAGTGTCGGCAACAATCTTCGTCCAGGCATCGTGCATCGACTGGACAAAGATACTTCCGGCGTAATGGTAGTTGCCCGCAGTCCTGACGCCTATGCAGGTCTCGTGGCGCAGTTCACCGCAAGATCAATCGACAAAACGTATGTCGCATTAGTGGAGGGCACTCCCGCTGTCGAGCGGGGTGTCATCAATGCGCCGGTAGGACGTCATCCAACCCGGCGGACAGCCATGGGCGTTATACGGGATGGCAAGACTGCCACCACCCACTTCACCGTGGTTGAGTCATTGGGTCCGCGTTCGCTCCTCGAAATAGTCCCTGCTACCGGGCGCACCCACCAAATTCGCGTGCACCTGTCAGCCGCAGGGATCCCTGTTGCGGGAGACCCTAAGTATGGGCATAGGTCTACGTTGCCCGGTTTGCGCCGTACTTTCTTGCACGCGCGAACGCTGGGATTTGCGCATCCGGCAACAGGTGCGCGGGTGCAATTTGAGGCGCCGCTGGCGAGCGAATTAACTGACGTTCTGCGGCAACTCGGCAGCGCCTGGATCGAGCAGGAATTGGTTGACCCTACGTAG
- the lspA gene encoding signal peptidase II gives MSEFVLRVKSKQLIWPLLLAASIIISDQITKAFIVEWLKPQGTVSIIGDLLRLTYVTNSGVAFGMLTGMPYVLTVPIVILIGVIAFYLVKTLGQSFLLTLALSLELGGALGNLIDRIRLGYVVDFVKLPYWPAFNVADSCVVIGAIGLAFVLLWQDRQPRSEEPDSSLS, from the coding sequence GTGAGTGAATTTGTCCTGAGAGTCAAAAGCAAGCAATTAATCTGGCCGCTGCTCCTCGCAGCATCAATCATCATTAGCGACCAGATAACCAAGGCCTTCATCGTTGAATGGTTGAAACCGCAAGGCACCGTGTCGATCATCGGCGATCTGCTACGGCTAACATATGTCACGAATTCCGGCGTTGCCTTCGGCATGCTCACGGGAATGCCCTATGTCCTGACTGTCCCCATCGTAATTCTCATTGGGGTCATTGCCTTCTATTTGGTCAAGACTTTGGGCCAATCTTTCCTGCTCACGTTGGCGCTTTCCCTGGAGCTTGGCGGCGCTCTTGGGAACTTGATCGACCGTATTCGCTTAGGCTATGTGGTCGATTTTGTAAAACTGCCCTACTGGCCCGCCTTTAACGTTGCCGACAGTTGCGTAGTCATCGGCGCCATTGGACTTGCGTTTGTCCTCCTGTGGCAAGACCGGCAGCCACGTAGCGAAGAGCCGGATTCATCGCTCTCTTGA
- the ppdK gene encoding pyruvate, phosphate dikinase, producing the protein MAKEAVAAKDVDTQHKWVYRFEDGDASMRDLLGGKGANCAEMMRAGLPVPPGFVVTTEACNAFYESGEQFPIGMWDQALEALQDLEEKTGKRLGDVENPLLVSVRSGAKFSMPGMMDTILNLGLNDDTLQGVIAQTQNERFAWDSYRRFVQMYGNVVLEVDKDRFEHALEAIKHEAGIEQDVDLTVAHLQDAVRRFKDIVESETAKAFPSDPLGQLHGAIEAVFASWNNRRAIDYRNFHRIPHSLGTAVNVQAMVFGNMGSDSGTGVAFTRNPSTGDPALFGEFLEDAQGEDVVAGVRTPLPIAKLQEVWPDIYDEFSEIARRLENHYREMQDMEFTVERGTLYMLQTRTGKRTASAAVRIAVDMFNEGLITKEEAIARVEPEQIDHLLHPRIDPNAEVSVIAKGLNASPGAAVGMAFFDPDEAESVARQGHSVILVRPETSPDDVHGMIASQGILTARGGATSHAAVVARGLGKPCVAGCDEIRIDMENECFTAGDVTIKKRDSISLNGSTGEVILGEVSLIQPEITPEMSELLRWADAIRRLEVWANADYPRDAALARTYGAQGIGLCRTEHMFFEEERLPVVQRMILASSSSERQAALDKLLPIQRGDFEGILRAMDGLPVVIRLLDPPLHEFLPDYAELLEEVATLRATAQDPQRLKERQALLENVASLREANPMLGLRGCRLGLEYPEIYEMQVRAILEAALAIKQEGGDPHPEIMIPLVSHANELGVLQRDLERIVQKVEQEQGDSVAYKFGTMIEVPRAALTASEIAEHAEFFSFGTNDLTQTTYGYSRDDAEGKFLLNYVENAILPENPFQVLDRDGVGRLVSIAVAEGRKSRPGLEVGICGEHGGDPSSIYFCHGVGLDYVSCSPYRVPVARIAAAQVTLENQTPADK; encoded by the coding sequence ATGGCAAAAGAGGCAGTCGCAGCGAAGGACGTGGACACACAGCATAAATGGGTGTACCGATTTGAAGACGGTGACGCGTCTATGCGTGACCTGCTGGGCGGCAAGGGCGCAAATTGCGCCGAGATGATGCGCGCCGGCCTCCCGGTGCCTCCAGGATTTGTCGTTACTACGGAAGCCTGCAACGCGTTCTACGAGTCGGGTGAGCAATTCCCAATTGGCATGTGGGACCAGGCGTTGGAAGCGCTCCAGGACTTGGAAGAAAAGACCGGCAAGCGGCTTGGTGACGTAGAGAACCCCTTGCTGGTCTCCGTCCGCTCCGGGGCGAAATTCAGCATGCCCGGCATGATGGATACGATTCTCAATTTGGGTCTGAATGACGACACGTTGCAAGGCGTGATTGCGCAGACTCAGAACGAGCGCTTTGCGTGGGACTCCTACCGACGCTTTGTGCAAATGTACGGCAACGTCGTCCTTGAAGTTGATAAAGATCGCTTTGAGCACGCATTAGAGGCCATAAAGCACGAAGCTGGCATTGAGCAAGACGTAGACCTTACGGTCGCTCACCTGCAAGATGCAGTGCGGCGATTCAAGGACATTGTAGAGAGCGAGACCGCAAAGGCTTTTCCCAGCGATCCACTGGGCCAGTTGCATGGCGCGATCGAGGCTGTCTTCGCTTCATGGAATAACCGGCGCGCTATAGACTATCGGAATTTTCATCGGATACCCCACTCCCTCGGCACGGCCGTGAACGTTCAGGCTATGGTCTTTGGCAACATGGGGAGTGATTCGGGCACCGGTGTGGCCTTTACGCGCAATCCTTCTACCGGCGATCCGGCGCTCTTTGGCGAGTTTCTGGAGGATGCCCAGGGCGAGGATGTGGTCGCCGGTGTGCGAACGCCGCTGCCGATTGCCAAGCTGCAAGAAGTTTGGCCGGACATATACGACGAGTTCTCGGAGATCGCCCGGCGACTCGAGAATCACTATCGCGAAATGCAGGACATGGAGTTCACCGTCGAGCGCGGCACGCTCTACATGCTCCAGACTCGCACAGGCAAGCGTACCGCGAGTGCGGCCGTAAGAATTGCGGTAGATATGTTCAATGAGGGGCTTATTACAAAGGAAGAGGCAATCGCCCGGGTGGAACCGGAACAGATCGACCACCTGCTCCACCCGCGGATCGATCCCAATGCCGAAGTAAGCGTGATTGCCAAGGGTCTCAATGCCTCGCCGGGGGCCGCGGTTGGAATGGCGTTTTTTGACCCCGATGAGGCGGAATCCGTAGCCCGGCAAGGGCACAGCGTGATCTTGGTGCGTCCTGAGACGAGTCCCGATGACGTGCACGGCATGATTGCTTCACAAGGAATCTTGACGGCGCGCGGCGGCGCTACTAGCCATGCGGCCGTAGTTGCCCGTGGCTTGGGCAAGCCCTGCGTTGCTGGCTGCGATGAAATTCGGATCGACATGGAAAACGAGTGCTTTACTGCGGGTGATGTGACCATCAAGAAACGGGACTCCATTTCGCTCAACGGCAGCACCGGCGAAGTCATTCTGGGAGAAGTTTCCTTGATTCAACCCGAAATCACGCCGGAAATGAGCGAGTTGCTGCGTTGGGCGGATGCGATTCGACGTCTGGAAGTGTGGGCCAATGCAGATTACCCCCGCGACGCCGCGCTGGCACGCACCTACGGCGCGCAAGGCATCGGGTTGTGCCGCACGGAGCACATGTTCTTTGAGGAAGAGCGGTTACCCGTCGTGCAGCGGATGATCTTGGCAAGCAGTTCAAGTGAGCGCCAAGCCGCTTTGGACAAGCTGTTGCCCATTCAGCGCGGTGACTTCGAGGGCATCTTGCGTGCCATGGATGGTCTGCCGGTTGTCATTCGCCTGCTCGACCCGCCCCTCCATGAATTCTTGCCCGACTACGCGGAATTGCTGGAGGAAGTGGCCACATTGCGCGCGACGGCTCAGGATCCCCAACGGCTTAAGGAGCGGCAGGCGCTCTTGGAAAACGTCGCGTCGCTGCGTGAGGCTAACCCCATGCTTGGCTTGCGCGGGTGCCGGCTGGGTCTTGAGTATCCCGAAATCTACGAAATGCAGGTACGCGCGATCCTGGAAGCGGCGCTTGCGATCAAGCAAGAGGGCGGCGATCCCCACCCGGAGATCATGATTCCGCTTGTCAGCCACGCGAATGAACTCGGCGTGCTGCAGCGGGACCTTGAGCGCATTGTGCAAAAGGTCGAACAGGAGCAGGGCGACAGTGTGGCATACAAATTCGGCACCATGATCGAGGTGCCGCGTGCTGCATTGACGGCCTCCGAGATTGCGGAACATGCGGAGTTCTTTAGTTTCGGTACCAATGACCTGACCCAAACTACCTATGGTTATTCCCGCGATGATGCGGAAGGGAAGTTTCTGCTGAACTATGTGGAGAACGCAATCCTGCCGGAGAATCCTTTCCAAGTACTCGACCGGGATGGCGTGGGCCGGCTGGTTTCGATTGCGGTGGCAGAAGGGAGAAAGTCGCGTCCAGGCCTTGAAGTAGGCATCTGCGGGGAGCATGGCGGCGATCCCAGTTCCATCTATTTCTGCCATGGCGTCGGTCTAGACTACGTGTCGTGTTCACCTTACCGTGTCCCGGTGGCCCGCATTGCCGCGGCGCAAGTAACGCTTGAGAATCAGACACCTGCAGACAAGTAA